One Setaria italica strain Yugu1 chromosome II, Setaria_italica_v2.0, whole genome shotgun sequence DNA segment encodes these proteins:
- the LOC101772775 gene encoding protein ACCELERATED CELL DEATH 6 isoform X1, producing MASPEPAEASPPSTPTTTASPCPTPRPLPAAAALPTMGPALLRAARSGDERRLVKALLADPAAPDLESAATAGGNTLLHVAAAGGHADLASLLLRRAPRLLAARNAALDTPLHLAARAGAHKVVALLVASSSSLRALARATNRRGETALHDAVRGGHEAAARALAAADPGLVGLCGGAGESPFYMAAAAGSQGMVRLLLRTYRNAEAEEEEVPVLASSTGPGGRTVMHAAVLTSYEMTQELLQWNPALVKEVDESGSTPLHYIASVGNISTMKLLLRHDTSPAYMSDSNGLCPVHIAAKMGYGQLIYELCRFCPDCDELLDSRGRNFLHIAIENKKWKVVWRFSGTAELVRMANVMDSEGNTPLHLAVKNADQMIVSLLMATKGVLPNIVNNQGLTALDLAVLATDKGISYTLNPQVIILRCLAWTGAVLSPRRLDHFIDEFGIGKTSGNELKKFTNIAQNLIVGSVLVSTVTFAAVFTLPGGYISDGHPHAGAPILSHRYTFKAFVMANTLAFVGSTLSTIWLTYAGSEHVHPLLRAIYMFLSVISMEQATRSMVIGFALGAYVVLSPVSERIAIVVCVSTFMTLLLRNPSSWQLWFLFMPIKRRLGWKGAFKTHLPQETRSRLTIGVGSNFACLFLRRMLGTIFTYSFIFLLALL from the exons ATGGcctcgccggagccggcggaggcctcgccgccgtccacgcCTACCACCACCGCGTCCCCCTGCCCGACCCCGCGCCCgctgcctgctgctgccgcGCTGCCGACCATGGGCCCCGCGCTGCTCCGCGCGGCGCGCAGCGGCGACGAGCGCCGGCTCGTCAAGGCGCTCCTGGCGGACCCTGCCGCCCCGGACCTCGAGTCGGCCGCCACGGCGGGGGGGAACACGCTCCTCCACGTTGCGGCCGCGGGCGGGCACGCGGACCTCGcgtcgctcctcctccgccgcgccccgcgcctcctcgccgcgcgcaACGCCGCGCTCGACACCCCGCTCCACCTCGCGGCGCGCGCCGGGGCGCACAAGGTCGTCGCGCTCctcgtcgcctcctcctcctccctgcgcgCACTGGCCCGGGCCACGAACAGGCGCGGGGAGACGGCGCTGCACGACGCCGTGCGGGGCGGCCacgaggccgccgcgcgcgcgctcgccgccgcggaccCGGGGCTCGTGGGGctgtgcggcggcgccggggagtCGCCGTTctacatggcggcggcggccgggtcccAGGGGATGGTGCGCTTGCTCTTGAGGACATATAGGaatgcggaggcggaggaggaggaggtgcccgTACTGGCTTCGAGCACGGGTCCGGGAGGCCGCACGGTGATGCACGCCGCCGTGCTAACGAGCTACG AAATGACACAGGAATTGCTGCAGTGGAACCCAGCTCTTGTGAAAGAAGTTGATGAGTCAGGCAGTACTCCTCTCCACTACATTGCGTCTGTTGGAAATATTTCCACTATGAAGCTCTTATTGCGCCATGACACTTCTCCAGCATATATGTCAGATTCCAATGGTTTATGTCCCGTACATATTGCTGCTAAAATGGGATATGGTCAACTCATCTATGAACTCTGTAGATTCTGCCCAGATTGTGACGAATTGCTTGACAGCAGAGGAAGAAATTTCCTACATATTGCTATTGAGAATAAGAAATGGAAAGTTGTTTGGCGTTTCTCTGGTACTGCAGAGCTTGTAAGAATGGCAAATGTCATGGATTCTGAAGGCAACACGCCCCTGCATCTTGCTGTAAAGAATGCAGACCAGATGATAGTGAGTCTTCTAATGGCAACAAAAGGTGTACTGCCAAATATAGTGAACAACCAGGGCCTCACTGCCTTAGATCTTGCAGTACTGGCAACTGACAAAGGCATAAGTTATACACTG AATCCACAGGTCATCATTCTCCGCTGTTTGGCATGGACTGGAGCTGTTCTTAGTCCTCGTCGCCTTGATCATTTCATAGATGAATTTGGCATTGGGAAAACTTCTGGGAACGAGCTAAAGAAATTTACCAACATTGCACAGAATTTAATTGTTGGCTCCGTGCTTGTCTCAACAGTCACATTTGCAGCAGTTTTCACTCTGCCCGGTGGCTACATATCGGATGGACATCCACATGCCGGCGCACCAATTTTGTCACACAGATATACCTTCAAGGCATTCGTGATGGCAAACACTCTTGCATTTGTTGGCTCCACGCTGTCCACCATTTGGCTCACGTATGCAGGGTCAGAACATGTCCATCCGCTGCTTCGTGCAATCTACATGTTCCTCTCTGTAATTTCGATGGAGCAGGCGACGAGAAGTATGGTTATAGGATTCGCATTGGGTGCCTATGTTGTTTTGAGCCCGGTCAGCGAGCGGATCGCCATTGTGGTCTGCGTGTCTACCTTCATGACCCTATTGCTTCGCAACCCATCTAGTTGGCAGCTATGGTTCTTGTTCATGCCGATAAAGCGGCGATTGGGTTGGAAAGGAGCGTTTAAGACCCACTTGCCACAGGAAACGAGGAGCCGTCTTACAATTGGTGTTGGCTCCAATTTTGCCTGTCTATTCCTGCGGAGGATGCTTGGTACGATATTTACTTACAGCTTCATCTTTCTGTTAGCATTGCTATGA
- the LOC101756846 gene encoding uncharacterized protein LOC101756846 has translation MDSGDAFAESGPKLMMARAGVGSSPTMIETDWCSSEHRRCVATCVVKGTYGLESDREKGRLRNTRENKQAPGANRSFIYGAIYEYEPPGGAGRHPEAPHYIVAFRGTMLRDPAALHDIYLDGSIALNKQHRCRRFRRAREQVEQLLKKITNGEGCYLPTFLFNPPLLSLAPLAELLRMSDAARRDLCVAKCTVKAAFGSTFLRSHVRRMEGLFQRLEDWVPELFLHRRDIICQGFIDYLEQRQEILDRVPPEFRWLAEEAMELSLRDTLTSCWH, from the exons ATGGATTCAGGGGATGCATTCGCCGAATCCGGCCCGAAGCTTATGATGGCGAGAGCTGGCGTTGGTTCTTCTCCGACGATGATTGAGACCGATTG GTGCAGCAGCGAGCATCGCCGGTGCGTGGCAACCTGCGTTGTTAAAGGGACTTATGGTCTGGAGAGCGATCGAGAAAAGGGGAGGCTGAGGAACACGCGGGAGAATAAGCAGGCGCCAGGCG CCAACCGGAGCTTCATCTATGGCGCCATCTACGAGTACGAGCCGCCGGGGGGCGCGGGGCGCCACCCGGAGGCTCCACACTACATTGTCGCCTTCCGGGGCACCATGCTACGGGACCCCGCAGCGCTTCACGACATCTACCTCGACGGCAGCATCGCGCTCAACAAGCAGCACAGATGCCGCCGCTTCCGCAGGGCCCGTGAGCAGGTCGAGCAGCTCCTGAAGAAGATCACCAATGGC GAAGGGTGCTATCTCCCGACGTTCCTCTTCAACCCGCCGCTCCTGTCGCTGGCGCCGCTGGCCGAGTTGCTGCGCATGTCGGACGCGGCAAGGAGGGATCTGTGCGTCGCCAAGTGCACGGTGAAGGCAGCATTTGGGAGCACGTTCCTGAGGTCCCATGTGAGAAGAATGGAGGGGCTGTTCCAGCGGCTGGAAGATTGGGTGCCGGAGCTGTTCCTGCACCGGAGGGACATCATCTGCCAAGGCTTCATCGACTACTTGGAGCAGCGGCAGGAGATTCTAGACCGAGTTCCCCCGGAGTTCCGATGGCTCGCCGAGGAAGCGATGGAACTGTCACTCCGTGACACGCTCACCTCCTGTTGGCATTAA
- the LOC101772775 gene encoding protein ACCELERATED CELL DEATH 6 isoform X2, with amino-acid sequence MASPEPAEASPPSTPTTTASPCPTPRPLPAAAALPTMGPALLRAARSGDERRLVKALLADPAAPDLESAATAGGNTLLHVAAAGGHADLASLLLRRAPRLLAARNAALDTPLHLAARAGAHKVVALLVASSSSLRALARATNRRGETALHDAVRGGHEAAARALAAADPGLVGLCGGAGESPFYMAAAAGSQGMVRLLLRTYRNAEAEEEEVPVLASSTGPGGRTVMHAAVLTSYEMTQELLQWNPALVKEVDESGSTPLHYIASVGNISTMKLLLRHDTSPAYMSDSNGLCPVHIAAKMGYGQLIYELCRFCPDCDELLDSRGRNFLHIAIENKKWKVVWRFSGTAELVRMANVMDSEGNTPLHLAVKNADQMIVSLLMATKGVLPNIVNNQGLTALDLAVLATDKGISYTLVIILRCLAWTGAVLSPRRLDHFIDEFGIGKTSGNELKKFTNIAQNLIVGSVLVSTVTFAAVFTLPGGYISDGHPHAGAPILSHRYTFKAFVMANTLAFVGSTLSTIWLTYAGSEHVHPLLRAIYMFLSVISMEQATRSMVIGFALGAYVVLSPVSERIAIVVCVSTFMTLLLRNPSSWQLWFLFMPIKRRLGWKGAFKTHLPQETRSRLTIGVGSNFACLFLRRMLGTIFTYSFIFLLALL; translated from the exons ATGGcctcgccggagccggcggaggcctcgccgccgtccacgcCTACCACCACCGCGTCCCCCTGCCCGACCCCGCGCCCgctgcctgctgctgccgcGCTGCCGACCATGGGCCCCGCGCTGCTCCGCGCGGCGCGCAGCGGCGACGAGCGCCGGCTCGTCAAGGCGCTCCTGGCGGACCCTGCCGCCCCGGACCTCGAGTCGGCCGCCACGGCGGGGGGGAACACGCTCCTCCACGTTGCGGCCGCGGGCGGGCACGCGGACCTCGcgtcgctcctcctccgccgcgccccgcgcctcctcgccgcgcgcaACGCCGCGCTCGACACCCCGCTCCACCTCGCGGCGCGCGCCGGGGCGCACAAGGTCGTCGCGCTCctcgtcgcctcctcctcctccctgcgcgCACTGGCCCGGGCCACGAACAGGCGCGGGGAGACGGCGCTGCACGACGCCGTGCGGGGCGGCCacgaggccgccgcgcgcgcgctcgccgccgcggaccCGGGGCTCGTGGGGctgtgcggcggcgccggggagtCGCCGTTctacatggcggcggcggccgggtcccAGGGGATGGTGCGCTTGCTCTTGAGGACATATAGGaatgcggaggcggaggaggaggaggtgcccgTACTGGCTTCGAGCACGGGTCCGGGAGGCCGCACGGTGATGCACGCCGCCGTGCTAACGAGCTACG AAATGACACAGGAATTGCTGCAGTGGAACCCAGCTCTTGTGAAAGAAGTTGATGAGTCAGGCAGTACTCCTCTCCACTACATTGCGTCTGTTGGAAATATTTCCACTATGAAGCTCTTATTGCGCCATGACACTTCTCCAGCATATATGTCAGATTCCAATGGTTTATGTCCCGTACATATTGCTGCTAAAATGGGATATGGTCAACTCATCTATGAACTCTGTAGATTCTGCCCAGATTGTGACGAATTGCTTGACAGCAGAGGAAGAAATTTCCTACATATTGCTATTGAGAATAAGAAATGGAAAGTTGTTTGGCGTTTCTCTGGTACTGCAGAGCTTGTAAGAATGGCAAATGTCATGGATTCTGAAGGCAACACGCCCCTGCATCTTGCTGTAAAGAATGCAGACCAGATGATAGTGAGTCTTCTAATGGCAACAAAAGGTGTACTGCCAAATATAGTGAACAACCAGGGCCTCACTGCCTTAGATCTTGCAGTACTGGCAACTGACAAAGGCATAAGTTATACACTG GTCATCATTCTCCGCTGTTTGGCATGGACTGGAGCTGTTCTTAGTCCTCGTCGCCTTGATCATTTCATAGATGAATTTGGCATTGGGAAAACTTCTGGGAACGAGCTAAAGAAATTTACCAACATTGCACAGAATTTAATTGTTGGCTCCGTGCTTGTCTCAACAGTCACATTTGCAGCAGTTTTCACTCTGCCCGGTGGCTACATATCGGATGGACATCCACATGCCGGCGCACCAATTTTGTCACACAGATATACCTTCAAGGCATTCGTGATGGCAAACACTCTTGCATTTGTTGGCTCCACGCTGTCCACCATTTGGCTCACGTATGCAGGGTCAGAACATGTCCATCCGCTGCTTCGTGCAATCTACATGTTCCTCTCTGTAATTTCGATGGAGCAGGCGACGAGAAGTATGGTTATAGGATTCGCATTGGGTGCCTATGTTGTTTTGAGCCCGGTCAGCGAGCGGATCGCCATTGTGGTCTGCGTGTCTACCTTCATGACCCTATTGCTTCGCAACCCATCTAGTTGGCAGCTATGGTTCTTGTTCATGCCGATAAAGCGGCGATTGGGTTGGAAAGGAGCGTTTAAGACCCACTTGCCACAGGAAACGAGGAGCCGTCTTACAATTGGTGTTGGCTCCAATTTTGCCTGTCTATTCCTGCGGAGGATGCTTGGTACGATATTTACTTACAGCTTCATCTTTCTGTTAGCATTGCTATGA
- the LOC101772366 gene encoding COBRA-like protein 10 — translation MVMAAPKPLRRRWALLAVTLLAVVTAAVAQDYNDGAGDDEEDEKKKPQYKAQESCNGVFLSYTFMERTKEYPHLKNATAQPYAFKATATVLNTMAEDLKAWQMFVGFQNKEILVSVGGAVLLDGSDLPANVSGGVTFAGYPMADLLNSIDTAGETSLIESKIEITGTQFGVKPPGKPMPKTIKLTNPAGFRCPAPNHKDGVMYVCCVKDRKFKAKKANSTRYVARQKGDLTFAYDVLQSNANSYMAQVTIDNWSPISRLDNWNLTWEWKRGEFIYSMKGAYTLLKEGPACVYSPAAGYYKDLDFTPVFNCEKRPVIVDLPPEREKDKDVGNVPFCCKNGTLLPPTMDPSKSRAMFQMQVFKMPPDLNRTALYPPQGWKISGKLNPQYTCGQPIRVSPQEFPDPTGLLSSTPAVASWQVACNITRPKRRASKCCVSFSAFYNDSVVPCNTCACGCGNDTATCDPDSRAMLLPPEALLIPFENRTAKARAWAKIKHWRVPNPMPCADSCGLSINWHVINNYKSGWSVRMTIFNWQDYTFKDWFAAVTMGDHYSGYENVYSFNGTRMDAPFNNTIFMQGVPGLAYLEPITDGKTPADPRVPGKQQSVISFKRKDAPNINIAKGEGFPKRVYFDGEECALPDRIPKVSSARRRAGTASLGQVAMAAALVMLVALVDSWRL, via the coding sequence ATGGTCATGGCAGCGCCGAAgccgctccggcggcggtgggcgctcCTGGCGGTGACGCTGCTCGCCGTGGTTACCGCCGCCGTGGCGCAGGACTATAACGACGGAGCCGGcgatgacgaggaggacgagaagAAGAAGCCGCAGTACAAGGCGCAGGAGTCGTGCAACGGCGTGTTCCTGTCGTACACGTTCATGGAGCGCACCAAGGAGTACCCGCACCTGAAGAACGCGACGGCGCAGCCGTACGCGTTcaaggcgacggcgacggtgctCAACACCATGGCCGAGGACCTCAAGGCGTGGCAGATGTTCGTGGGGTTCCAGAACAAGGAGATCCTCGTGTccgtcggcggcgccgtgcTCCTCGACGGCTCCGACCTCCCCGCCAACGTCTCCGGCGGCGTCACCTTCGCGGGGTACCCCATGGCCGACCTCCTCAACTCCATCGACACCGCCGGCGAGACGTCGCTGATCGAGAGCAAGATCGAGATCACGGGCACCCAGTTCGGCGTGAAGCCCCCCGGCAAGCCCATGCCCAAGACCATCAAGCTCACCAACCCGGCCGGCTTCCGGTGCCCGGCGCCCAACCACAAAGACGGCGTGATGTACGTGTGCTGCGTCAAGGACCGCAAGTTCAAGGCGAAGAAGGCCAACAGCACGCGGTACGTGGCGCGGCAGAAGGGCGACCTCACCTTCGCCTACGACGTGCTGCAGTCGAACGCCAACAGCTACATGGCGCAGGTGACCATCGACAACTGGAGCCCCATCAGCCGGCTGGACAACTGGAACCTCACCTGGGAGTGGAAGCGCGGCGAGTTCATCTACAGCATGAAGGGCGCCTACACGCTCCTCAAGGAAGGCCCCGCCTGCGTctacagccccgccgccggctactACAAGGACCTCGACTTCACCCCCGTCTTCAACTGCGAGAAGCGCCCCGTCATCGTGGACCTGCCGCCGGAGCGGGAGAAGGACAAGGACGTCGGCAACGTCCCCTTCTGCTGCAAGAACGGCACCCTCCTGCCGCCGACCATGGACCCGTCCAAGTCCCGGGCCATGTTCCAGATGCAGGTGTTCAAGATGCCCCCCGACCTGAACCGCACGGCGCTGTACCCGCCGCAGGGGTGGAAGATCTCCGGGAAGCTCAACCCGCAGTACACGTGCGGGCAGCCCATCCGGGTGAGCCCCCAGGAGTTCCCGGACCCGACGGGGCTCCTGTCCTCCACCCCAGCCGTCGCGTCGTGGCAGGTGGCCTGCAACATCACGCGCCCCAAGCGCCGGGCATCCAAGTGCTGCGTCTCCTTCTCCGCCTTCTACAACGACTCGGTGGTGCCCTGCAACACCTGCGCCTGCGGCTGCGGCAACGACACGGCGACGTGCGACCCGGACTCGCGCGCCATGCTGCTCCCGCCCGAGGCGCTGCTCATCCCGTTCGAGAACCGGACGGCCAAGGCCAGGGCGTGGGCCAAGATCAAGCACTGGCGGGTGCCCAACCCGATGCCCTGCGCCGACAGCTGCGGCCTCAGCATCAACTGGCACGTCATCAACAACTACAAGTCCGGCTGGTCGGTGCGCATGACCATCTTCAACTGGCAGGACTACACGTTCAAGGACTGGTTCGCCGCCGTCACCATGGGCGACCACTACAGCGGATACGAGAACGTCTACTCCTTCAACGGCACCAGGATGGACGCGCCCTTCAACAACACCATCTTCATGCAGGGCGTGCCGGGGCTCGCTTACCTCGAGCCCATCACCGACGGCAAGACGCCGGCGGACCCCAGGGTGCCAGGGAAGCAGCAGTCCGTCATCTCCTTCAAGAGGAAGGACGCGCCAAACATCAACATCGCCAAGGGGGAAGGGTTCCCCAAGAGGGTCTACTTCGACGGCGAGGAGTGCGCGCTCCCCGACAGGATACCCAAGGTGTCCAGCGCGCGCCGGCGGGCTGGGACGGCGAGCCTCGGCCAGgtcgccatggcggcggcgctggtgatGCTTGTGGCGCTTGTGGATTCCTGGCGTCTATGA
- the LOC101757649 gene encoding GDSL esterase/lipase At4g10955, with protein MPSSKGLFDITGPTHMMAKTGDGTSPAKTIEIDWDNEEHRRCITACLVKGTYVLESDRTNGRQEPANALAPAWWESFHFGRLPFRVLECECECALCKIGRHIVAGRSQGFIYGAIFEYVPPDGSRRHPSAPSYIVAFRGTMRRDATTLGDMRLDLRILLNAHHSCGRFSHAREEVRNFLDSVREATPPGAGSPAVWLAGHSLGASIALDVGRDIMANNRKLNLPTFLFNPPQVSPAAVINDNLPMAGVAKRGLHTSSYILKHGLGKVLKPHKKNMEEQFEQLSPWVPNLYVHQRDLICKGFIDYFEQRERVQERFPRVAASGTTLSYRDMCRSVFGMQNERPHLLPSAMLWKNQSEGSDPHELRQWWQPQQGPELVLTHKLYKWPASM; from the exons ATGCCTTCAAGCAAGGGATTATTCGACATCACAGGGCCGACGCATATGATGGCAAAAACTGGCGACGGCACTTCTCCGGCCAAGACAATTGAGATAGACTG GGACAACGAGGAGCATCGCCGGTGCATCACCGCCTGTCTTGTTAAGGGCACCTACGTCCTGGAGAGCGATCGAACCAACGGGAGGCAGGAACCTGCCAATGCGCTCGCGCCGGCGTGGTGGGAGAGCTTCCACTTCGGCCGGCTTCCCTTTCGCGTGCTTGAGTGTGAGTGCGAATGCGCCTTGTGCAAGATTGGCCGGCACATCGTTGCAGGCAGAAGCCAGGGCTTCATCTACGGGGCCATCTTCGAGTACGTGCCACCGGACGGCTCGCGCCGCCACCCGTCGGCTCCAAGCTACATCGTTGCCTTCCGGGGCACTATGCGGCGGGATGCCACAACTCTGGGCGATATGCGCCTCGACCTCAGAATCCTGCTCAACGCACACCACAGCTGCGGCCGCTTCAGCCATGCGCGCGAAGAGGTCAGGAATTTCCTGGACTCCGTCCGGGAGGCGACGCCACCGGGAGCCGGCAGCCCCGCGGTGTGGCTCGCGGGGCATTCGCTTGGCGCGTCCATAGCGCTGGACGTGGGGCGTGATATTATGGCCAATAATAGGAAGCTGAACCTCCCGACCTTCCTATTCAACCCGCCGCAGGTGTCGCCGGCCGCGGTGATCAATGACAACCTGCCCATGGCAGGGGTGGCGAAGAGGGGTCTGCACACCTCTAGCTACATCCTGAAGCACGGGCTGGGGAAAGTTCTCAAGCCCCACAAGAAAAACATGGAGGAGCAGTTCGAGCAGCTGTCGCCGTGGGTGCCGAACCTGTACGTGCACCAGCGGGACCTCATCTGCAAGGGCTTCATCGACTACTTCGAGCAGCGGGAGCGGGTGCAGGAGCGGTTCCCCCGGGTGGCCGCGTCGGGCACCACGCTGTCGTACCGGGACATGTGCCGCTCCGTGTTCGGCATGCAGAACGAGCGGCCGCACCTCCTGCCATCCGCGATGCTGTGGAAGAACCAGAGCGAAGGCAGCGACCCGCACGAGCTCCGGCAGTGGTGGCAGCCCCAACAAGGCCCGGAGCTGGTTTTGACCCACAAGTTATACAAATGGCCTGCTTCAATGTAG
- the LOC101757254 gene encoding GDSL esterase/lipase At4g10955, which yields MGSDVFADSGPKHMMERAGMHVCLMKVINWDSDEHRRCVAACIVNGTYIMERDESGLHSGKPLAPAWWESFGFRRLQTLRYECECVFCKTKTKLFTLGAHRPCSIYGAILEHVGARRHPSAPRYVVAFRGTMPGHPSYLGDMHLNLRILVNKQHACGRFRHARVHVAKLLDSIAPDGRATGSAAVWLAGHSLGASIALDVGRDVVARMKGWNLPAFLFNPPQVSLAPSMLPQAMRRVAKRVIYPTSYAVKAALGTTVLRPHERDMETLFETLAPWVPELYVHERDIICQGFIDYFEQRHKMLNRLRPVAEVAMKLSLRDMLISIHSTDPESGEDQRVRPHLLPSARLWKNASYHDAHGLEQWWRADSELRLSSRRYSDHGAEAELFYG from the exons ATGGGTTCAGACGTATTTGCCGACTCCGGCCCGAAGCATATGATGGAGAGAGCTGGTATGCACGTATGCCTGATGAAGGTTATTAACTG GGACAGCGACGAGCACCGCCGCTGCGTCGCCGCCTGCATTGTTAACGGGACTTACATCATGGAGAGGGACGAATCCGGGCTGCACTCAGGCAAGCCGCTCGCGCCGGCGTGGTGGGAGAGCTTCGGCTTCCGCCGGCTCCAAACGCTCAGGTACGAGTGCGAGTGCGTGTTCTGCAAGACCAAGACCAAGCTGTTCACCTTGGGAGCCCACCGGCCGTGCTCTATCTACGGAGCCATCCTGGAGCACGtcggcgcgcgccgccacccGTCGGCGCCGCGCTACGTCGTCGCGTTCCGGGGCACCATGCCCGGTCACCCCTCGTACCTCGGCGACATGCACCTCAACCTCCGGATTCTCGTCAACAAGCAGCACGCCTGCGGACGCTTCCGCCATGCCCGTGTCCATGTCGCAAAACTCCTCGACTCCATCGCCCCCGACGGCCGCGCCACCGGTAGCGCCGCCGTCTGGCTCGCGGGCCACTCGCTCGGCGCGTCGATAGCGCTGGACGTGGGGCGAGACGTGGTGGCCAGGATGAAGGGGTGGAACCTCCCGGCGTTCCTCTTCAACCCTCCGCAGGTGTCGCTGGCGCCCAGCATGCTGCCCCAGGCCATGAGGAGGGTGGCGAAGAGGGTCATCTACCCGACGAGCTACGCGGTGAAGGCGGCGCTGGGGACGACGGTCCTCAGGCCCCACGAGAGGGACATGGAGACGCTGTTCGAGACGCTGGCGCCATGGGTTCCCGAGCTGTACGTGCACGAGAGGGACATCATCTGCCAGGGATTCATCGACTACTTCGAGCAGCGGCACAAGATGCTGAACCGGCTCCGGCCCGTCGCCGAGGTAGCCATGAAGCTGTCCCTCCGTGACATGCTCATAAGCATCCACAGCACCGACCCGGAGAGCGGTGAGGACCAGCGGGTGCGGCCGCACCTCTTGCCGTCGGCGAGGCTATGGAAGAATGCGAGCTACCACGACGCACACGGGCTTGAGCAGTGGTGGAGGGCTGACAGCGAGCTGAGGCTGAGCTCCAGGCGGTACAGCGATCATGGAGCTGAGGCTGAGCTTTTCTATGGTTAA